The following coding sequences are from one Leishmania braziliensis MHOM/BR/75/M2904 complete genome, chromosome 36 window:
- a CDS encoding putative ADP ribosylation factor 3: MGILDFLVRIRRIRRPAGVLILGLDNAGKTSILRQLSDEDVSNVAPTQGFQIKKLVSGGIKLNVWDMGGQRAARYYWRQYFKQADIIIYVVDAANPRRIHEARCELEHLLEEEKVAGVPMLFFANKQDLLGALSVEEITVALNLTDLRDRRWHIQACSAKTGEGLDEGISWAVKQVKK, encoded by the coding sequence ATGGGGATCTTAGACTTCTTGGTGCGTATCCGCCGCATCAGGAGACCGGCTGGCGTTTTAATCCTAGGTCTCGACAACGCTGGCAAGACAAGCATTCTGCGTCAGctcagcgacgaggacgtcTCTAACGTTGCACCCACGCAGGGATTTCAGATTAAGAAGCTCGTCTCCGGCGGGATCAAGCTTAACGTGTGGGATATGGGAGGTCAGCGTGCGGCGCGCTACTACTGGCGTCAGTACTTTAAACAAGCCGACATCATCATCTACGTTGTGGATGCGGCCAATCCCCGACGCATCCACGAGGCACGCTGTGAGCTGGAGCACCtcctcgaggaggagaaggtggcTGGGGTGCCAATGCTTTTCTTCGCGAACAAGCAGGATCTACTTGGTGCGCTGTCGGTAGAAGAGATTACTGTAGCGCTCAATTTGACAGATTTGCGAGACCGGCGCTGGCACATTCAGGCGTGCTCAGCCAAGACAGGTGAGGGGCTGGATGAGGGCATCAGTTGGGCTGTGAAGCAGGTGAAGAAGTAA
- a CDS encoding putative small G-protein, with product MPDEEESIKVIVVGDGNVGKTSLLHRFVKGYFIDQYRKTIGAEFMEMDVFLRSTNSTVKLMLWDTAGQEVFNALTQAYYRGAGAAILAFSSVDRDSFMSVSAWKQRVESVCGPITMVLCQTKFDLSHEAVITNAEAEKLANQLEVPLFRVSTKDDFNVTQLFEFAAQRCVSSATQDETTEEQADDVGNVGRLNETEESTAKVSAAAASSMAPGKQHGDGGAVTAHAPSTAAAFPSPPAARKSKACGPDAIEEATKTACNSSEGWKEEEKPSSRAKSTVILMDRKGKTHHKKKSLKCLLY from the coding sequence ATGCCggacgaagaggagagtATCAAGGTCATCGTGGTCGGTGATGGGAATGTTGGCAAGACgtctctgctgcaccgctttgTGAAGGGTTACTTCATTGATCAGTACCGCAAGACTATCGGTGCTGAGTTTATGGAGATGGATGTGTTTCTCCGATCCACCAACAGTACGGTGAAGCTCATGCTCTGGGACACCGCGGGGCAGGAAGTGTTTAATGCGCTGACGCAGGCTTACTACcgtggcgctggtgccgccaTTCTGGCATTTAGCAGTGTCGATCGCGATAGTTTCATGAGCGTTTCGGCGTGGAAGCAGCGGGTTGAGTCCGTGTGTGGCCCCATTACGATGGTCTTATGCCAGACAAAGTTTGACCTCTCTCACGAGGCTGTCATCACGAatgcggaggcggagaagctcgCCAACCAACTCGAGGTGCCACTGTTTCGTGTGTCCACCAAGGACGACTTTAATGTGACGCAGCTGTTCGAGttcgcggcgcagcggtgtgtTTCGAGCGCGACGCAGGACGAGACGACCGAGGAGCAAGCAGACGACGTGGGGAACGTTGGTCGCTTAAATGAAACGGAGGAATCGACTGCAAAGGTgtcggctgcggcggcgtcttCGATGGCCCCGGGGAAACAACATGGTGACGGTGGTGCAGTAACTGCCCATGCGCCTAGCACGGCGGCCGCGTTCCCCTCTCCACCAGCAGCCAGGAAGTCGAAAGCGTGCGGCCCCGATGCTATCGAAGAGGCTACTAAAACCGCATGCAACTCGAGCGAAGGctggaaagaggaggagaagcctTCGTCTAGGGCAAAGAGCACGGTAATACTGATGGATCGGAAAGGGAAGACCCATCATAAGAAAAAGTCCCTCAAGTGCCTCCTCTACTAG
- a CDS encoding putative flagellum transition zone component yields the protein MATPHHLYPAERAREGIYVRSPLTDAEEAMQFLPGSRFLSSTEFKRVYLGGGIDNESSTAAAERWSSSSPNGTFSKTAQPCSLLESYVSRGARAGSLPHAIHAPCRQATTAVARFHRKDNDRRTARQLRCLYGGVDGRIRVSDTFEIHTPSPPRSSALRPTVDEQGPCRPKRLTSKAPPAVAPSALCSAHTPLPHQLRSRVCSARCAMSSPMRTTSGAEQLHRGQLRTEDAWLAVTRELTDKKREAQNLQQQLQRAHVLLRSLHGVTANMLDEDADASGVADPATAMTAGRKSTGDGVPGVATSVEQLRPREYWQRRAYFLLKQNEELRAESERFRRSSHRTKVHALLQELKSVRGELSRYRTQASAVATSLASANEVEPDAGGSGIDLGIPQHDNGKMINDPVTLRLIPCSSAVSSFLVPSIDDGVLRQKDDAIRNLQERLQLLTQQYEKTDVELITTKRRLEDMMHHYSAMQAEWRALAQLPQELARAQQQLATTQTRLLDCDRELVAFHQLLDTQASPTTLRALIDERDHLVELLRQRQQSEAALRNEMNVVQQQMVQSVEQKYQRLSAEQHAMSRDREAQHEETILRLRKEVATLEHLLGVQREAFDAQQAEHAGELEEELAQRLLELVRRPEAGAGGNDLFAPRSLNITALPQPTSHDGQPPTAAESCLPLGEASLARTPAATPALLRHPGTEHAKMDPLLRTASSLEGVASSYSAGVVASPTAAQDDTPTHADRDAGDSTLSSMSETIDSSASNNSLTSDCNDEVTSLSSAPTHPSRSHTGDSADSTSSEYLSDILALQQLASDDDDVVTATDEMSVTSASSSAEEAYSDSEDEGRDEKMAEKPSTPDSDSSIASSADSSPHPTLGAEGAAKQQRSATSTTNTSSAHAQDYVIDLPAQQVDMVSPVSIFINRTSSTGPLFSSDLRVVVHSPPMSLQPTESVTDFTTTQQTLPSTSETKNGSNSSSSGSFSPSSSLSSLGSPPSDVSNDAASPSVDLHAREPHGVPVRQMEEGRVETPSSSLISGAPVLVESIMQSTLPLPDPDATAPSTVALPGNERRSPLSLLRSPGANAPTILLKHGVPIPPPAALTPVVASNLYPPRHATSFLLTGIANDDHFNGSGAEVSRGGMVSRINSNIHNTSFDLAHQYSGNASFDFVGPLAERHRLEDMQSTLVSSRQSSSTTVTVGGDVGSAASAIPSEALGSISRGGGALMGAGAAGVRKTPSPSFRTDALQTSKSVFFTGDEDHDERATGAAPTAGIANAERRGEERASDLGSGSSFTGISYQGGVDDMASSISAERVAAETREREVSLARELPYAGPIGSACGMASSEDVSVAKAPVPSETMQVDLAAGVDRDAFSPTAATALSRANFANLSPISKSLPQEEHTPLSFNPEGRGEAKLEAGDAESATPPSDQSPTVPPTEALTTQPGVTDVELPALPAAAAITMATPASPFVPFPPQVAIPASPRAARPSPSPPKFFPLPPRVAVPLPPST from the coding sequence ATGGCAACACCGCACCACCTGTACCCGGCAGAAAGGGCCAGGGAAGGTATCTATGTTCGCTCTCCCCTCACGGACGCTGAGGAGGCAATGCAGTTTTTACCCGGCAGTCGCTTCCTGAGCTCGACGGAATTCAAACGGGTCTACCTCGGCGGTGGCATAGACAATGAATCATCTACAGCTGCGGCTGAGCGTTGGTCAAGCTCGTCCCCTAATGGCACTTTTTCGAAGACTGCACAGCCATGCTCCCTTTTGGAGAGCTACGTTTCACGGGGCGCGCGTGCTGGTTCACTTCCCCATGCCATCCATGCTCCATGCAGACaagccaccaccgctgttgcACGTTTCCATCGCAAAGACAATGACCGACGGACAGCGCGTCAACTCCGGTGCCTGTACGGTGGCGTGGATGGCCGTATACGTGTATCCGACACGTTTGAAATTCACACACCCTCGCCTCCACGATCATCGGCGCTAAGACCCACTGTGGATGAACAAGGGCCATGCAGACCGAAAAGGCTAACAAGCAAAGCACCGCCCGCTGTCGCTCCATCTGCCCTGTGCTCGGCGCATACGCCGCTGCCCCACCAGCTGCGCTCGCGCGTGTGTTCTGCTCGCTGTGCCATGTCGTCACCGATGAGGACAACGTCAGGCGCGGAGCAACTTCATCGCGGTCAGCTGCGCACAGAGGATGCCTGGCTTGCAGTGACGCGTGAGCTGACCGAtaagaagagggaggcgcagAACCttcaacagcagctgcaacgaGCGCATGTCCTGCTCCGTTCTCTGCACGGCGTCACAGCCAACATGCTCGACGAAGACGCTGACGCGTCCGGCGTTGCTGACCCAGCAACCGCAATGACCGCAGGCCGCAAGTCGACGGGTGATGGCGTGCCGGGAGTTGCCACCTCTGTAGAACAGCTCCGTCCGAGGGAGTACTGGCAGCGCCGTGCGTACTTCTTATTGAAGCAGAATGAGGAGCTACGGGCGGAGTCAGAACGGTTTCGCCGCAGCTCTCACCGCACCAAAGTGCACGCTTTACTACAAGAGCTGAAGTCGGTGCGCGGAGAGCTTAGTCGATATCGGACACAGGCGAGTGCTGTGGCTACGTCACTGGCGTCTGCCAATGAGGTGGAGCCTGATGCCGGTGGCTCAGGAATTGACCTAGGCATCCCTCAGCATGACAATGGAAAGATGATAAACGACCCTGTCACATTACGCCTAATACCATGTAGTAGTGCGGTGTCGTCGTTTCTGGTACCTTCCATCGATGATGGGGTTCTCCGTCAGAAGGACGACGCCATTCGTAACTTGCAAGAGCGTCTTCAGCTGTTGACACAGCAGTACGAGAAGACTGACGTGGAACTCATCACAACAAAGCGACGACTGGAGGATATGATGCATCACTACAGCGCCATGCAGGCGGAGTGGAGGGCTCTGGCGCAGCTCCCGCAGGAACTCGCTCGtgctcagcagcagttgGCTACCACTCAGACCCGCCTCCTCGACTGCGACCGAGAGCTGGTGGCGTTTCACCAACTGCTCGACACGCAAGCGTCACCCACCACGCTGCGCGCATTAATTGACGAGCGTGACCATCTCGTCGAGCTGCTTCGACAGCGTCAGCAAAGCGAGGCAGCCTTGCGCAACGAGATGAACGTGgtacagcagcagatggTTCAATCTGTGGAGCAAAAGTATCAGAGGCTGTCTGCAGAGCAACACGCCATGTCACGCGATCGCGAGGCGCAACACGAGGAGACGATACTGAGGCTTCGGAAGGAAGTGGCCACCCTTGAGCACCTGCTGggggtgcagagagaggcattCGATGCACAGCAAGCAGAGCATGCGGGAGAGcttgaggaggagctggcgcagcggtTGCTCGAGTTAGTGCGGCGACCCGAGGCTGGAGCAGGGGGTAACGACCTCTTCGCGCCCCGTTCACTGAATATAACCGCGTTACCGCAGCCAACATCGCACGACGGACAGCCACCCACGGCTGCTGAATCCTGTCTTCCGTTGGGCGAGGCGTCACTAGCGCGGACACCGGCAGCTACCCCGGCGTTACTACGCCATCCAGGCACCGAACATGCGAAGATGGACCCTTTGCTACGGACAGCCAGTTCCCTGGAGGGTGTAGCGTCGTCCTACAGTGCGGGAGTCGTCGCGAGTCCGACAGCTGCGCAAGATGACACTCCCACTCACGCCGACAGAGACGCGGGGGACTCCACACTGTCCTCCATGTCGGAGACGATAGACAGCAGTGCCAGCAATAACTCCCTTACGAGCGATTGCAACGACGAGGTAACGTCACTTTCCTCCGCGCCGACGCACCCATCGCGTAGCCACACCGGCGACTCGGCGGATTCCACGTCGAGTGAGTATCTGAGCGACATATtagcgctccagcagctggctagcgacgacgacgacgttgTTACTGCAACCGACGAAATGAGTGTCACATCGGCCTCCTCGAGCGCCGAGGAAGCCtacagcgacagcgaagaTGAAGGCAGAGACGAGAAAATGGCAGAGAAGCCTAGCACGCCCGATTCAGACTCTTccatcgcctcctctgcagattcttccccccaccccacttTGGGTGCCGAGGGCGCAGCtaagcagcagcggtccGCCACCAGCACAACGAACACTTCCTCCGCCCACGCCCAGGATTACGTCATTGACCTCCCCGCGCAACAGGTCGACATGGTATCCCCAGTTTCCATTTTCATTAaccgcacctcctcgaccGGTCCTTTGTTCTCCTCCGATTTGCGAGTCGTGGTGCACTCGCCTCCCATGAGCTTGCAACCGACCGAGTCGGTTACAGACTTCACTACGACACAGCAGACGCTCCCCAGCACCAGCGAAACCAAGAACGGAAGCAATAGCTCGAGCAGCGGCTCATTctcaccctcttcctccctgtcCTCGTTGGGctcgccgccctctgacGTCAGCAATGACGCAGCAAGCCCATCCGTAGACCTCCACGCACGTGAGCCCCACGGCGTCCCGGTGAGGCAAATGGAAGAGGGCCGTGTAGAAacgcccagcagcagccttaTCTCTGGAGCGCCGGTACTGGTCGAGTCTATTATGCAGTCAACGCTGCCTCTCCCCGATCCCGATGCGACGGCGCCGTccacggtggcgctgccCGGAAATGAGCGCAGATCTCCTCTGTCACTCTTGCGCTCCCCTGGCGCCAACGCACCGACGATCCTCCTCAAGCACGGTGTGCCGATCCCGCCCCCTGCTGCCCTCACACCAGTTGTTGCCTCCAACCTATacccgccacgccacgccactTCGTTTCTGCTGACGGGCATTGCTAACGATGACCACTTCAACGGCAGTGGAGCCGAAGTGAGCCGCGGTGGGATGGTTTCCCGTATAAACAGCAACATTCACAACACAAGCTTCGATCTCGCCCACCAGTACTCTGGCAACGCCTCCTTTGACTTTGTGGGGCCGCTTGCGGAGCGTCACCGCTTGGAAGACATGCAGAGCACTTTGGTATCCTCTCGACAATCATCGAGCACCACTGTGACTGTTGGTGGCGACGTCGGTAGTGCGGCGTCCGCCATTCCGAGCGAGGCGCTTGGGAGCATCAGCCGCGGCGGGGGTGCTCTTATGGGCGCTGGGGCGGCTGGTGTGCGCAAGACTCCATCCCCTTCGTTCCGCACTGATGCGTTGCAAACGAGCAAATCCGTGTTCTTCACGGGGGATGAGGACCACGACGAAAGGGCCACTGGTGCAGCACCGACCGCAGGTATTGCAAATGCCGAGCGGCGaggcgaggagagggcaTCAGATCTAGGCAGCGGTAGCAGCTTTACGGGGATATCCTACCAGGGCGGTGTCGACGACATGGCATCCAGCATCTCTGCCGagcgtgtcgctgctgagaCGCGTGAGCGAGAAGTGTCACTTGCACGTGAGCTTCCCTACGCTGGTCCCATCGGTAGCGCTTGTGGCATGGCATCAAGTGAAGATGTGTCAGTGGCGAAGGCTCCAGTACCCAGTGAGACTATGCAAGTTGATCTTGCAGCTGGTGTTGATCGGGATGCCTTCTCCCCCACCGCGGCAACTGCGTTGTCTCGCGCAAACTTTGCCAACCTCAGCCCAATCTCGAAGTCACTCCCGCAGGAAGAGCACACGCCATTGTCTTTTAACCCTGAGGGCAGGGGCGAAGCAAAGTTGGAGGCGGGGGACGCTGAGTCCGCCACCCCGCCGAGCGACCAAAGCCCCACGGTACCGCCCACAGAGGCACTGACAACACAACCTGGTGTAACCGACGTTGAGCTACCCGCGCTgcccgctgccgcggcgatcACGATGGCGACTCCGGCGTCACCTTTTGTCCCTTTTCCGCCACAAGTGGCGATACCAGCGTCTCCGCGAGCAGCGCGACcttcaccatcaccgccaaaGTTTTTCCCGCTCCCTCCTCGAGTGGCGGTGCCTTTGCCACCTTCCACGTAG